AAAGTCTCTCTGGTGCACCCTTATAGAATGTCTTTCCAAGTGCATCAATTCTCGATTGACTAAACTTATTTGTAGAATTAAAGGATTGCATATCACTGATTTGATATCTCTCATCACTTTCCAGCGTATGATAGGTTGTTTCACCCAAAAACTTCATCAATGCCTGGTCAGTGGCATTTCCGCCGATAACCTGGTGATTGGCATCAAATAGAGATTGTGAGTTTTTACCAATGGCAAAGTCGATATTTCCCTTAATCGCACTGTAATTGCTCATCTTGTTCAGCTCAATGTTCATGCCATTTCCAAGGAAAAACTCAACAACTTCCAATCTTCCCTTGGTGATGGTTCCTGTCTTATCACTAAAGAGGATATTTAAAGAACCTGCCGTCTCAATACCCTCGGCCTTTCTTACTAAGACATTGTGAGCTAACATCTTGCTTGTATTTTGCATCAATACCAAAGAAATCATCAGTGGCAATCCCTCTGGCACAGCACATACAATAATTAAAATAGAAAGGGACACTGTATTAATGACATTTTCTAGTACGACTGGCCATCCCTGTGCAAGATATGGGCCAACGCCCCCTGCCCTGACAATAAAGTTAATCATATACAAGACAGCGATCACAATTGCACCGATATATCCAAAAGTTGAGATTTGATTGGCCAACTTTGCAAGCTTTACCTTCAATGGGGAATCTGGCTCGTCTTCTTGCATCTCCTGTGCCATCTTTCCCATCATTGTCTTCAATCCAACTTTTCGAATGTCTAAAATTCCCTCGCCATCAAAGACAACGGCACCGCGAAATAGACTGTGGCGATCAACGAATGTATCACCCGTTACATTTTCTGTGAGCTCAAAAGATGGATCTGTCGCTTCCTTTTTGCACTCCTCGGCCTCACCATTGAGTGCGGAGTTGTCTACGGTCATCTTTCCTTCAATTAAGACACCATCTGCCGGAATTTTATTTCCCGATTGCAACAGCACCTTATCTCCGACAACAACATCATCGACATCAATCACAGTAATCATACCATTGCGGTAAACCTTACATTCGTCGTTTTTACTACTTTCTTTTAGCTCTCTGTACTTTGTATCACTTGCCACACCTGTCTTTGCCGTAACAAACGCAACAATAATAATGGCAACAATGGTTCCAATTGGCTCATAAATCTCTGCGTAACCAAGTGCAAACATAATCAACATCAATACTACAATGGCAAGCAAAATTCGAATCATTGGATCTTTAAATGTCTCCAAAAATTCCTTCCACATCGTAGTTGGTTCAGAGTCTGGAATGGCATTGGAACCATACTTTTTTCTGGACTCTTCGACTTCTTTGTCATTTAAACCCTTATGCTCTATCATCTTTTCCTCTATCCTCTTATTTTATTTAAATCGATTAAGAATTTCACTCAAACTCTTATCCTGTGTTGGCTGACCAATGGCGGAGAATTTCCACTCCCCATCATGTCTGTAGACTTCACCAAAGATCAGTGCTGTCATATTTGAGCAATCATCTGTCAGGTTGTAGCGTGCCAATTCCTTGTTGTTTCTTTGATCCACCACACGAATAAACGCATTCTTTACCATACCAAAGTGCTGATGTCTTTGCTGAGCTTCGTAGATGTTGACAACAAAAATGAGGCGATCGACATCCTTTGGCACTTGTGAAAGATCAATCATAATCTGTTCATCATCGCCCTCTCCTCCACCAGTGAGATTATCTCCCTGATGAACAATGGCCCCTGACTTGTGTCTCAAATTTCCAAAATAGACAAGGTCTTCTCTTGCTTGGAACTTGCCATTGCGAAGTAAAATAACTGATGCGTCGCAGTCCATATCTGAACTTTGAAATATCTTGCCAAAAAATCCCTTACTCGCACCAATCTCATCCCAGCCAAGGGCGACCATAATCTTGCTAAGACCTGTATTGTCCTTTGTCAGATTAATTTTTTGTCCCTTTTGTAAACTTACTGCCATATCCTTTCCCTCCTATTGATTTTTTCTGCGTATGTCCTCTAACTTTTGCAGATTCTTTTTCTGATTTTCTTGCATTGTCTCCCTGATATGCCTTGTCTTTTCAATTCCATTGACAATCACTCCACTATCTACTTCCAAGCGACTGCGTTTTTGTTGTATAGCACGCCTTAGCTCTTCCTTAAAAACAGGCAGTGTAACCACAAAGGCACTGTGAATGCTAGCCACCAGATTTTTACTATTATACCCCATCATCTCCAGCATTGGAATAGTTTGAAGAGCAAGATTTTCTCCAATTTGTAGGTCTTGAATTCTTCTATTCAACAAATTTTGAGCATTATACA
This region of Lachnospiraceae bacterium oral taxon 096 genomic DNA includes:
- a CDS encoding calcium-translocating P-type ATPase, PMCA-type, translating into MEHKGLNDKEVEESRKKYGSNAIPDSEPTTMWKEFLETFKDPMIRILLAIVVLMLIMFALGYAEIYEPIGTIVAIIIVAFVTAKTGVASDTKYRELKESSKNDECKVYRNGMITVIDVDDVVVGDKVLLQSGNKIPADGVLIEGKMTVDNSALNGEAEECKKEATDPSFELTENVTGDTFVDRHSLFRGAVVFDGEGILDIRKVGLKTMMGKMAQEMQEDEPDSPLKVKLAKLANQISTFGYIGAIVIAVLYMINFIVRAGGVGPYLAQGWPVVLENVINTVSLSILIIVCAVPEGLPLMISLVLMQNTSKMLAHNVLVRKAEGIETAGSLNILFSDKTGTITKGRLEVVEFFLGNGMNIELNKMSNYSAIKGNIDFAIGKNSQSLFDANHQVIGGNATDQALMKFLGETTYHTLESDERYQISDMQSFNSTNKFSQSRIDALGKTFYKGAPERLLKATKYLAEDGTVKTIDKEALNRKIDELAEKAMRVLAFGYSEKPMVKNEINDDIVLIGLVGIRDDVRAEAKEAIAQVMRAGIQVVMITGDRLETAAAIAKDAGLLKKDTDKVLSSAILNEMSDEEVKKIIPDIRVIARALPTDKSRMVRLCQEMNLVVGMTGDGVNDSPALKRADVGFAMGSGTEAAKEAGKIVILDDNFRSIKDAILYGRTIYHNILKFCTFQLVINVVAVIVSAIAPFFGVVEPLKVTHLLFVNLVMDSLGAIMLGNEPALDTYMQEKPRVRDESIISKKMMSQILIMGIWMTIVSFIFLKVPFFASMFKSDEQHKTAYFVFFILAALFNGFNVRSEKYAIFDRLDENPGFLRVEALIIAVQFCIVNAALIPLAPFQWIGQMFSCVPFGIQGWITVIILAATMIPVDLIRKSLTK
- a CDS encoding TerD family protein codes for the protein MAVSLQKGQKINLTKDNTGLSKIMVALGWDEIGASKGFFGKIFQSSDMDCDASVILLRNGKFQAREDLVYFGNLRHKSGAIVHQGDNLTGGGEGDDEQIMIDLSQVPKDVDRLIFVVNIYEAQQRHQHFGMVKNAFIRVVDQRNNKELARYNLTDDCSNMTALIFGEVYRHDGEWKFSAIGQPTQDKSLSEILNRFK